One Gloeothece verrucosa PCC 7822 DNA window includes the following coding sequences:
- the larB gene encoding nickel pincer cofactor biosynthesis protein LarB, producing the protein MTQPETLQNLLEAIAKGEVSPATALEQLKHLSFEPLEEFAKIDHHRQLRTGFPEVIWGPGKTPEQIAQIMKAMRQHYPVVMATRIESEVAEDLEELVPGLIYYPVARICALKTGTLKINATGIISILTAGTADIPVAEEAAITGELCGFEVKRLWDVGVAGIHRLLSHRHLISHADVLIVVAGMEGALPSVVAGMADCPVIAVPTSIGYGVSFGGVAPLLTMLNSCATGIGVVNIDNGFGAAILAGQILRSAEKLAKKING; encoded by the coding sequence ATGACTCAACCTGAAACTTTGCAAAACCTTCTTGAAGCCATTGCTAAGGGAGAAGTTAGTCCCGCAACAGCTTTAGAACAACTCAAACACCTCAGTTTTGAACCTCTGGAAGAATTTGCTAAAATAGACCATCATCGCCAATTAAGGACAGGTTTTCCGGAGGTGATCTGGGGTCCGGGCAAAACCCCTGAACAAATTGCCCAAATTATGAAGGCGATGCGCCAACATTATCCTGTCGTCATGGCGACTCGTATTGAATCTGAAGTTGCTGAAGATTTAGAAGAACTTGTTCCGGGTTTAATTTACTACCCGGTTGCCCGAATTTGTGCCCTCAAAACGGGAACACTGAAGATCAACGCCACAGGCATTATTTCTATCCTAACGGCAGGAACAGCCGATATTCCCGTCGCCGAGGAAGCCGCCATAACGGGAGAACTGTGTGGGTTTGAGGTAAAACGTCTTTGGGATGTAGGAGTCGCCGGCATTCACCGCTTATTAAGTCATCGTCACTTGATTTCCCATGCAGATGTATTAATTGTGGTGGCCGGAATGGAGGGAGCATTACCGAGTGTGGTGGCAGGAATGGCGGATTGTCCGGTGATTGCCGTACCCACTAGCATCGGTTATGGGGTGAGTTTTGGTGGAGTGGCTCCGCTATTGACAATGCTTAATTCTTGTGCTACAGGAATCGGAGTGGTGAATATTGATAATGGTTTTGGTGCGGCTATTTTAGCCGGTCAAATTCTTCGCAGCGCTGAAAAATTAGCGAAAAAAATAAATGGATAA